TTGCCTTAATTGCCGGCTGGGAATTTGTCCAGATGATGAAAGTGGGCGGTTATGCGCCCAATAAGGTTATGGTGCTTGGCCTGATTGCCTTGCTGATATTGGCCGGGTACCGGCCCGATGTCAGCCTGCCCCTGCTCTTCAGCCTGGCCATTTTGCTCTCGTTGGCCTGGCAGCTTTTTCGCCTCACTCCGGCGCCCACGGCCGATTGGGCTTTGACCCTGGCCGGTGGGCTTTACATTGGGTGGGGTTTGGGCCAGTTGGTCGCTTTGCGGCAATTGGCCAACGGCCTGGCCTGGGTTTGGCTGGCTCTGGTGGCTACCTGGCTGGCCGACACGCTGGCCTACTTTGTTGGCCGGGCCATGGGCCGACATAAACTCTGGCCGCGGCATAGCCCCAAAAAAACCTGGGAAGGTTTTGCGGCCGGCCTGGTGGGCGGGGTGATGGGCGCGGCCATAGTGATCCCTTTCTCCAACCTTAGTTGGATCACGGGCCTGGCGGCCGGCGTACTTGTAACCATTGCAGCCTTGTTTGGCGACCTGTCTATCTCGCTGATGAAACGCCATGTGGGCGTGAAAGATTCTTCCAACCTTTTCCCCGGCCACGGCGGTTTTTTGGACCGAGCAGACAGTTTGTTGTTTGTGAGCGTGGTAATTTATTACTATGCGCTGTGGGTTGGGTAAAAAGCAGGCGAAAACGACCAGGAGTTCTCATTAACTGCGTTCACCACCAAGCATAAAAATGGAGTCCAGAGCTTGCTCTGGCATGCCAAACCAAGGTTCGGACTCCTATTTTCAAGGGAGATAAACCATGCCGGGGATGGCAATGCGAGACTTTACATGTATCCTTTGCCGGCGACCTTTTAGCATGTTTTACGGCGACTTGATTGTTACCGAAGATTTGATTTGTGAGGAATGTCGGGCCGAATTCCGGCGATTAGAAGGTGATGCCTTGAGGCGGTACATATTTGAACATCTGGACAAAAGTCAACCAGAACAAGAAGCCCTGGGGAATAGAATTGTGCAAACCATGGAAAGGCTCAAACAGCGCGGGCCGGATGTAAAAAAATGATCCGGTACAGAAAAATGCAGCCCTGAATCTGGGAGATGAAACAATGACCATCAAAAAACCAACGCTCGTGCTTATTGACGGCCACGCCCTGGCTTACCGGGCCTACTTTGGCATGCCCGCCACCTTCAGCACCAAAGAAGGCGAGCCGACCCACGCCGTTTACGGTTTCACCAATATGCTGCTGGCCGTGTGGAAAGAGTACAACCCCGATTACTTCATCGTCACCTTTGA
The Anaerolineae bacterium genome window above contains:
- a CDS encoding phosphatidate cytidylyltransferase — encoded protein: MLRTRLVTALITIPLVAVITFMGGIWFALGAALFALIAGWEFVQMMKVGGYAPNKVMVLGLIALLILAGYRPDVSLPLLFSLAILLSLAWQLFRLTPAPTADWALTLAGGLYIGWGLGQLVALRQLANGLAWVWLALVATWLADTLAYFVGRAMGRHKLWPRHSPKKTWEGFAAGLVGGVMGAAIVIPFSNLSWITGLAAGVLVTIAALFGDLSISLMKRHVGVKDSSNLFPGHGGFLDRADSLLFVSVVIYYYALWVG